The proteins below come from a single Bacteroidales bacterium genomic window:
- a CDS encoding response regulator transcription factor, with protein MNLKPKILIVDDHQILIDGIKGLLPCDEFEIAGEAYDYNTALEILKGKDVDIIISDIQLPGKNGIELIKDVKQQYPDIKIIVLSMHNEKSIVQEAIKLGVNAYLLKNISQEQLLKALHLVLENKFYISEEIADILVEQVQENSPSKLLTQRELEILKLIAKEKSNRQIADSLFISERTVESHRKNIFRKTNTKTVVGLIKYAIENLLI; from the coding sequence ATGAATTTAAAACCAAAAATTCTTATTGTTGACGACCATCAAATATTAATTGATGGTATAAAAGGCTTGCTTCCATGTGATGAATTTGAAATTGCAGGAGAGGCATACGACTACAATACTGCCTTGGAAATATTAAAAGGAAAAGATGTAGATATAATAATTTCAGACATACAATTGCCCGGCAAAAATGGAATAGAACTGATTAAAGATGTAAAACAACAATATCCTGACATTAAAATTATTGTTTTAAGCATGCATAATGAAAAAAGTATTGTGCAGGAAGCCATTAAACTTGGGGTTAACGCATACCTGTTAAAAAATATTTCGCAGGAACAATTATTAAAAGCATTGCATTTAGTGTTAGAAAACAAGTTTTATATAAGCGAGGAAATTGCTGATATTCTTGTTGAACAAGTTCAAGAAAACTCTCCGAGTAAATTATTAACGCAACGTGAATTAGAAATTTTGAAATTAATTGCCAAAGAAAAATCTAACCGACAAATTGCCGATTCTCTTTTTATAAGCGAAAGAACAGTAGAGTCGCACCGTAAAAATATTTTTCGCAAAACTAATACAAAAACTGTTGTAGGCTTAATTAAATATGCTATTGAAAACCTGTTAATATAA